The following proteins come from a genomic window of Brevibacillus antibioticus:
- a CDS encoding thioredoxin family protein, producing MSNVNHNSWFEKGMSFAAYKESMNVNKEELSRVYEQLTFTDEDLAVWKDLSQRNWKGIVLTADWCGDASLCVPVIQRIAEESNIELRFLIRDENLELMDQYLTNGTARAIPIFIFLDQDGYEARVWGPRSPEVQEMITTARAGLPAADAPDFEEKQKELYRNFKQKISTDPAIWRTVIESVKAKLQG from the coding sequence ATGTCTAACGTGAATCATAACAGTTGGTTTGAAAAAGGAATGAGCTTTGCCGCGTACAAAGAAAGCATGAACGTCAACAAAGAGGAGCTGTCCCGCGTATACGAGCAGCTCACATTTACTGACGAGGATCTGGCTGTCTGGAAGGATCTCTCCCAGCGCAATTGGAAAGGGATCGTGCTGACCGCAGACTGGTGTGGGGATGCTTCCTTGTGCGTTCCTGTCATTCAGCGAATTGCCGAGGAAAGCAACATCGAATTGCGCTTTCTGATCCGTGACGAAAATCTGGAGTTGATGGATCAATACCTGACCAATGGCACAGCACGTGCGATCCCGATCTTTATTTTCCTCGACCAGGATGGCTACGAGGCAAGAGTTTGGGGACCTCGTTCTCCGGAAGTGCAGGAAATGATTACAACTGCCCGCGCTGGATTGCCGGCTGCTGACGCTCCTGATTTTGAGGAAAAGCAAAAGGAGCTGTACCGCAACTTCAAGCAAAAGATTTCAACAGACCCTGCTATTTGGCGCACGGTGATTGAGAGTGTGAAAGCGAAGCTGCAAGGCTAA
- a CDS encoding IDEAL domain-containing protein produces the protein MNRDELLEVGDWILGKTKFGELVQGFVETDDSLRGTAKVYVVQCDNEETIGKLVVIPRQWMERIPVGSFDDEEHMPDLIDLALATKDREWFMDLTAKASTMKQTSGKEARQTRSSSIRNRLGTSAIWEQ, from the coding sequence ATGAATCGAGATGAGTTATTGGAAGTCGGAGATTGGATATTGGGCAAAACCAAATTCGGCGAGTTAGTTCAAGGCTTCGTCGAAACAGATGATTCATTGCGAGGTACCGCGAAAGTATATGTGGTTCAATGCGACAACGAAGAGACGATCGGCAAGCTGGTGGTGATTCCGAGACAGTGGATGGAACGTATTCCAGTAGGCTCTTTTGATGATGAAGAGCATATGCCTGATTTGATCGACCTCGCCCTCGCAACCAAAGATAGAGAGTGGTTTATGGACCTGACTGCCAAGGCAAGCACGATGAAACAGACGTCAGGGAAAGAAGCCCGCCAAACAAGAAGCTCTTCCATTCGCAATCGATTGGGAACTTCTGCTATTTGGGAGCAATAA
- a CDS encoding RrF2 family transcriptional regulator, which produces MNSEFTIAVHSLALLAHIPEHMASSELIAKNVCTNPARIRKIMSLLRKNGFVKTKEGIGGGYILACDPNEVTLAEIYCSISNGTLKPHWCSGDPHEACQVSANMHGVMDQIFTEAEMYFTKYLEQITIQTVLDKVRQGCQESSQQ; this is translated from the coding sequence GTGAATAGTGAATTTACCATAGCGGTTCACAGCTTGGCTTTGTTGGCTCATATCCCGGAGCATATGGCAAGCAGTGAGCTCATTGCAAAAAATGTATGTACGAATCCTGCCAGAATTCGCAAAATCATGAGCCTTCTACGTAAGAACGGGTTTGTGAAGACCAAAGAGGGAATTGGCGGCGGTTATATACTCGCGTGCGATCCGAATGAGGTCACCTTGGCCGAGATTTATTGCTCGATCTCGAACGGTACGCTTAAGCCGCACTGGTGTTCGGGAGATCCGCATGAAGCGTGTCAGGTTTCTGCGAATATGCACGGAGTCATGGATCAGATTTTTACCGAAGCAGAGATGTACTTTACGAAATATTTGGAGCAAATTACGATCCAGACCGTATTAGATAAAGTCCGTCAAGGATGTCAGGAGAGTTCGCAACAGTAA
- a CDS encoding GNAT family N-acetyltransferase, with product MRMISTSELDKNVITEFFIKHWGSPQMVISSGVFQCDALDGYAVKGEDGTINGFISYVLEDQECEIISLDSVIENKGIGTALLNQVEQTAKEKGCHRMKLVTTNDNLHAMGFYQKRGYQLHELYINAVDKARQIKPEIPLIADNGIPIRDEILFIKKLI from the coding sequence TTGCGGATGATTTCAACAAGCGAACTGGACAAAAACGTCATCACTGAATTTTTCATCAAACACTGGGGAAGTCCGCAAATGGTCATCTCCAGTGGCGTCTTCCAATGCGATGCGCTGGATGGCTACGCAGTGAAGGGGGAAGATGGTACAATCAACGGATTTATTTCCTATGTACTCGAAGATCAGGAATGTGAAATCATTTCCTTGGACAGTGTGATCGAAAACAAAGGAATCGGGACCGCACTCCTCAATCAAGTAGAGCAGACCGCCAAAGAAAAAGGCTGCCACCGCATGAAGCTCGTCACCACCAACGATAACCTGCACGCCATGGGCTTTTACCAAAAAAGAGGCTATCAGCTTCACGAACTGTACATCAATGCTGTAGACAAAGCCCGCCAAATCAAACCAGAAATCCCTCTCATCGCTGACAACGGCATCCCCATCCGCGATGAAATCCTTTTTATAAAAAAACTTATTTAA
- a CDS encoding quinone oxidoreductase family protein, translated as MKAILVTELGGPETMKYAEVEMPSMSPTQVLIRVEMTSVNYADIKSRYGKKGAAKLPFIPGLDATGVIEQVGEEVQSLKVGQRVIAFPANGSYAEYIVADESLTFVLPDQISTETAAACPVVSFTSYQLLAKVARIAKGETVLIHAAAGGIGTTAIQLAKLLGAGRVIGTVGNGAKAEIALSAGADHVICNDREDFVERVRALTDGAGADVILDSISGTVSERSLECLAWYGRLVHFGNASGEIGQIKTIDLHASCRSVLGFSFGTTRKLRPHLLQDTAKQVLDYLANGQLDIKIGKHFALEEAANAHAWVESRASTGKVLLDVRS; from the coding sequence ATGAAAGCGATCCTGGTAACAGAATTAGGTGGGCCGGAAACGATGAAATATGCCGAAGTCGAGATGCCATCCATGTCACCTACACAGGTGCTGATCCGCGTCGAGATGACCAGTGTCAATTATGCCGATATCAAATCCAGATACGGAAAAAAGGGCGCAGCCAAGCTGCCGTTTATCCCGGGACTCGATGCGACTGGCGTGATCGAACAGGTAGGGGAAGAGGTGCAAAGCCTGAAGGTGGGGCAGCGAGTCATCGCCTTTCCGGCTAACGGATCATACGCCGAGTATATCGTGGCGGATGAGAGCTTGACCTTCGTATTGCCCGATCAAATCAGCACGGAAACAGCAGCCGCTTGCCCAGTCGTGTCATTTACTTCGTACCAGTTGTTGGCGAAGGTTGCTCGCATTGCCAAAGGGGAAACCGTACTGATTCACGCTGCGGCAGGCGGAATCGGGACGACGGCGATTCAGTTAGCCAAGCTGCTCGGAGCAGGTCGTGTCATCGGCACAGTCGGTAATGGGGCAAAGGCGGAAATTGCCTTATCAGCCGGTGCCGACCATGTGATTTGCAATGATCGCGAAGATTTTGTGGAAAGGGTACGCGCGCTGACGGATGGTGCGGGAGCTGATGTCATTTTGGACTCGATTTCTGGAACGGTGAGCGAGCGTAGTCTCGAGTGCCTCGCTTGGTACGGCCGACTCGTCCATTTTGGCAATGCCAGCGGCGAAATCGGTCAGATCAAGACAATCGATTTGCACGCAAGCTGCCGCTCTGTTTTAGGCTTTAGCTTTGGTACGACACGCAAGCTGCGTCCACACTTGTTGCAAGATACAGCCAAGCAAGTTTTAGACTATTTGGCGAATGGACAGCTGGACATCAAGATCGGCAAGCATTTTGCATTGGAAGAAGCAGCGAACGCCCATGCGTGGGTAGAGAGCAGGGCGAGTACGGGAAAAGTACTGCTGGATGTACGCTCGTAA
- a CDS encoding DUF1802 family protein, with protein sequence MQSIVQPLSPLSLKEWAVAVKALGEGEQIITIRKGGLYEETREFRLENNQFYLYPTYEHQKRDMVKTDYQHLLDATLEGWTMDKKTVTIKYFAEVTDDVELMDEAKLRALSPFHIWTDDFADVRLHWKKKQPLHILFVRMYRLEQPVEIPIDAAYQGCKSWHDLLVDMPRAAFTPVLIDEEYAAKKAEIMTVLQN encoded by the coding sequence ATGCAGTCGATCGTACAGCCGCTATCCCCCCTTAGCTTGAAGGAATGGGCAGTCGCCGTCAAAGCGCTTGGAGAAGGTGAGCAGATCATCACGATCCGCAAGGGTGGGTTATACGAAGAAACACGAGAATTCCGCTTGGAAAACAATCAATTCTATTTGTATCCGACCTATGAGCACCAGAAGCGCGACATGGTAAAGACAGACTACCAACACCTGTTAGATGCGACCCTCGAAGGCTGGACAATGGACAAGAAGACGGTGACGATCAAATATTTTGCCGAAGTAACCGACGATGTAGAGCTGATGGACGAAGCCAAGCTGCGTGCGCTATCACCTTTCCACATCTGGACGGATGATTTTGCAGATGTGCGTCTACATTGGAAGAAAAAACAGCCACTGCACATTTTGTTCGTGCGGATGTATCGATTAGAGCAGCCGGTAGAAATCCCGATTGACGCTGCTTATCAAGGCTGCAAATCTTGGCATGATCTATTGGTGGACATGCCGCGAGCAGCGTTTACGCCAGTGCTTATTGACGAGGAGTACGCAGCGAAAAAAGCTGAGATCATGACCGTTCTTCAAAACTGA
- the nadR gene encoding multifunctional transcriptional regulator/nicotinamide-nucleotide adenylyltransferase/ribosylnicotinamide kinase NadR, with amino-acid sequence MGGVGFIGGKFLPLHQGHVYAITQAACRCDELYVVLSHSPTRDQKLCEEAGIKPIPYEVRLRWLSTLVKDMENVRVLVVEDLADSDESYDWEAGAADIKRKIGKKIDLVFSSESAYDPIFRRLYPEAAHIILDESRSQVPISATQIRNEGVFAHWQHIPAIVQPYFVKKVVVVGTESCGKSTLTRYLAKIYNTVFVEEYGRTICEEVGGCDTILTPEYFPHIAYGHKMEEYKALQQANKLLFIDTEAIVTQFYSELYTGQTFPVLDQIAKEQVYDLWLLMEPDVAWVDDGLRVHGEEQVRLHNHEKLRQMLDERGITYVTLRGNYADRLQGAMQHVDQLLKTTSQRAGIGLD; translated from the coding sequence ATGGGGGGCGTAGGCTTCATTGGCGGCAAATTTTTGCCACTTCATCAAGGACATGTATACGCAATAACACAGGCGGCCTGCCGCTGCGACGAGCTGTACGTCGTTCTCTCGCACAGCCCTACACGCGACCAAAAGCTGTGTGAGGAGGCAGGAATCAAGCCCATTCCCTATGAAGTACGGTTGAGATGGCTGTCCACGCTGGTTAAGGACATGGAAAATGTCCGTGTGCTTGTAGTCGAGGATCTTGCGGATAGCGACGAGAGCTACGATTGGGAGGCGGGAGCAGCGGACATCAAGCGCAAGATCGGGAAAAAAATTGATCTGGTTTTTAGCTCAGAGTCCGCCTATGATCCGATTTTTCGCCGTTTATACCCGGAGGCAGCGCACATCATTCTCGATGAGTCACGCAGCCAAGTGCCGATCTCTGCTACCCAGATTCGCAACGAGGGGGTCTTCGCTCATTGGCAGCACATCCCGGCTATTGTTCAGCCCTATTTCGTCAAAAAGGTAGTCGTAGTAGGAACAGAGAGCTGCGGAAAATCGACCTTGACCCGCTATCTTGCGAAAATCTACAACACCGTGTTTGTCGAGGAGTATGGGCGCACAATCTGCGAAGAAGTCGGGGGCTGCGATACGATTTTGACACCGGAGTATTTCCCGCACATCGCGTATGGTCACAAAATGGAAGAATACAAAGCGCTCCAGCAAGCCAACAAGCTCTTGTTTATCGATACCGAAGCGATTGTCACCCAGTTTTACTCTGAACTGTACACCGGGCAAACCTTCCCTGTTCTTGACCAGATTGCCAAAGAGCAAGTGTATGATTTGTGGCTATTGATGGAGCCAGATGTCGCATGGGTAGATGATGGACTGCGTGTGCACGGAGAAGAGCAAGTGCGCCTGCACAATCACGAAAAGCTGCGTCAGATGCTGGACGAGCGGGGAATTACGTACGTGACATTGCGAGGGAATTATGCCGATAGACTGCAAGGAGCTATGCAGCATGTCGATCAACTGTTGAAGACGACTTCTCAACGAGCTGGAATTGGGCTAGACTAA
- the pnuC gene encoding nicotinamide riboside transporter PnuC, which translates to MNAKSTGFLADWNWFEKIWLISFTLVTLYLYFALDDTFIGLIASLTGMVSVVLVAKGKTWSYYPGIINVVLYAFVAYGQKYYGEVMLNLLYFLPMQFIGLYLWRKNRVSEVKQNDVKITILSNRARIWWTLLSIIATIAYGFILKQMGGALPFVDSLTAVLSVIAMLFMVKRLVEQWVVWIIIDLFTIYMWLVAFLKDGSDISMLVMWSAYLVNAIYGLMNWVRQYRKQREGQTWGA; encoded by the coding sequence ATGAATGCGAAAAGCACCGGCTTTTTAGCAGACTGGAATTGGTTTGAAAAAATTTGGCTCATCTCGTTTACACTCGTTACCCTCTACTTGTATTTCGCGCTGGATGATACATTCATCGGCTTGATCGCCTCCTTGACAGGGATGGTGAGTGTCGTGCTCGTCGCCAAAGGAAAGACGTGGAGCTACTACCCGGGTATCATCAATGTGGTTTTGTACGCGTTCGTTGCCTATGGGCAAAAGTACTATGGCGAAGTCATGCTGAATCTTCTCTATTTTTTGCCGATGCAATTCATAGGACTCTACTTGTGGCGTAAAAACCGCGTGTCGGAAGTCAAACAGAATGACGTCAAGATTACGATTTTGTCCAATCGTGCACGCATCTGGTGGACTCTCTTGAGTATCATTGCAACGATTGCCTATGGGTTTATATTGAAACAAATGGGCGGGGCTTTGCCTTTTGTCGATTCCTTGACGGCTGTTCTCTCCGTCATCGCGATGCTTTTCATGGTGAAGCGCTTGGTCGAGCAGTGGGTGGTCTGGATCATCATTGATTTGTTCACGATCTACATGTGGCTGGTAGCGTTTTTGAAGGACGGAAGCGATATCTCGATGCTGGTCATGTGGTCCGCTTATTTGGTGAATGCCATCTACGGCTTGATGAACTGGGTAAGACAGTATCGCAAGCAAAGGGAGGGGCAGACATGGGGGGCGTAG
- a CDS encoding TIGR02452 family protein, with protein sequence MNQGHNRSVRVRIAQETLQIIEQGYYVNKAGEKKSITEELTTAISQSVLYRPNDLAADAVQLPSKQTTAAQLRAKIEVTSESSLDAAKRLVVSEKRADAVCLNFASAKNPGGGFLGGSQAQEESLARSSGLYPCIVQMQEMYTYHRQLKTCFYSDYMIYSPRVPVLRDQSDQLLPDPYLLSFVTAPAVNAGVVREREPENVAKIGPVMKERIRKILRAAAIHNHRTIILGAYGCGVFRNKAEDVAEYFATVLIEEQYAQLFDHIVFAVYDNSARQENLRAFKERFA encoded by the coding sequence ATGAATCAGGGACACAATCGAAGCGTGCGCGTACGAATCGCGCAAGAGACGCTGCAAATCATAGAGCAGGGCTATTACGTGAACAAAGCGGGAGAAAAGAAGAGCATTACGGAGGAGCTCACTACTGCCATCAGCCAGTCGGTTCTGTATCGACCAAATGATTTGGCCGCAGACGCAGTCCAATTGCCATCGAAGCAAACAACAGCTGCACAACTGCGTGCCAAGATCGAGGTCACCTCGGAATCCAGCCTGGATGCAGCCAAGCGCCTCGTCGTTTCAGAAAAACGAGCAGATGCCGTATGCTTGAATTTTGCTTCCGCCAAAAATCCGGGCGGAGGATTCCTAGGGGGAAGTCAGGCGCAGGAAGAGAGCTTGGCGCGTTCCTCTGGTCTGTATCCTTGCATCGTGCAAATGCAGGAAATGTACACCTACCATCGCCAGTTGAAAACCTGCTTTTATTCCGACTACATGATTTATTCACCGCGGGTCCCCGTGCTCCGCGACCAAAGCGATCAGCTTTTGCCTGATCCATACCTCTTGTCTTTCGTTACGGCGCCTGCTGTGAATGCGGGGGTTGTTCGTGAGCGAGAGCCTGAAAATGTCGCAAAGATTGGCCCTGTCATGAAGGAGCGCATCCGAAAAATTTTGCGGGCAGCAGCCATCCACAACCACCGGACGATCATTTTGGGGGCGTACGGCTGCGGAGTATTCCGCAACAAAGCGGAGGACGTAGCAGAGTACTTTGCGACTGTTTTGATCGAGGAACAGTATGCACAGCTTTTTGACCACATCGTGTTTGCCGTCTACGACAATTCTGCGCGCCAGGAAAACCTGCGAGCGTTCAAGGAGAGATTCGCATGA
- a CDS encoding NUDIX hydrolase — protein MKDKPSVNKQGQTEQEYLEAYDVSQFERPSVTVDMLVFTVMDELEENYRKLSPKSLKILLVKRGEHPYIGQWALPGGFVTPGESLEEAARRELRTETNVDDIYLEQLYTWGDAGRDPRTWVISTSYMALVDSSSLQLQAGDDAEEAEWYRIEDRWLKETKTGTSDGSITEKWLELRLVHEREELSATIKITKTVTGRTIRETREIVETNNLAFDHAKIIQYALERLRNKIEYTDIAFALMPELFTLSDLQQVYEVILGRELLAAAFRRKVADKVLETNQYRKHAGHRPSKYFRFNPEWMDQT, from the coding sequence ATGAAAGATAAACCTTCTGTCAATAAACAAGGTCAAACGGAACAGGAGTACTTGGAAGCTTATGATGTCAGCCAATTCGAGCGACCGTCTGTGACAGTCGATATGCTGGTATTCACCGTGATGGATGAGCTGGAGGAGAATTACCGCAAGCTCTCGCCCAAGTCGTTGAAAATATTGCTCGTGAAGCGTGGTGAGCATCCGTATATTGGCCAATGGGCGTTGCCGGGTGGGTTTGTTACACCTGGGGAGAGTCTGGAGGAGGCAGCCAGACGCGAGCTGCGTACGGAAACAAACGTAGACGACATTTACTTGGAGCAGCTCTACACCTGGGGCGATGCGGGCAGGGATCCACGGACATGGGTGATTAGCACGTCGTACATGGCCTTGGTTGACAGCTCGTCTTTACAGTTGCAGGCAGGGGATGATGCAGAGGAAGCGGAGTGGTACCGCATCGAGGACAGGTGGCTAAAAGAAACGAAGACGGGGACTAGTGACGGCTCCATTACTGAAAAATGGCTGGAGCTGCGTCTTGTACATGAGAGAGAGGAACTGTCTGCCACGATTAAAATTACCAAAACAGTAACGGGCCGCACCATACGTGAGACCCGCGAAATCGTAGAGACGAACAACCTTGCATTTGATCACGCCAAAATCATTCAATACGCATTGGAGCGATTGCGTAACAAGATTGAATACACGGATATCGCCTTTGCCCTAATGCCGGAGCTGTTCACGCTAAGCGATCTGCAACAAGTGTACGAAGTGATTTTGGGACGTGAGCTGTTGGCTGCGGCCTTTCGCAGGAAGGTAGCCGACAAAGTTTTGGAAACGAATCAATATCGTAAACATGCCGGGCACCGACCATCCAAGTATTTCCGCTTTAACCCGGAATGGATGGATCAGACGTAG
- a CDS encoding cation:dicarboxylate symporter family transporter produces the protein MKRFGLAMQIVVGLILGILVGAIFYGNPAVATYLQPIGDIFLRLIKMIVVPIVVATLIVGVAGVGDMKKLGKIGGKTILYFEIVTTIAIIIGLLAANIFQPGVGVDRTVLTKTDIHKYVDTAEATQSHGMVETFVKIVPTNIFDSLARGDMLAIIFFSVLFGLGVAAAGEKGRPVLNFFNGVADAMFWVVNTIMRFAPFGVFALIGVTVSKFGLSSLIPLGKLVILVHVAMVFFILVVLGIIARISGIKITSLLRVLKDELLLAYSTSSSETVLPKIMEKMEKMGCPKAIASFVIPTGYSFNLDGSTLYQALAALFIAQMYGIHMPISTQITLMLVLMVTSKGIAGVPGVSFVVLLATLGSVGLPVEGLAFIAGVDRLMDMARTVVNVVGNALAAIVISRWEGQFDQKKADDYVQAVKADPSAA, from the coding sequence ATGAAGCGGTTTGGATTAGCGATGCAGATTGTCGTCGGTCTCATTCTGGGTATCCTGGTGGGTGCTATTTTCTACGGCAACCCGGCAGTGGCGACCTATTTACAGCCTATCGGTGATATTTTTCTCCGATTGATTAAAATGATTGTCGTTCCGATCGTTGTTGCCACGCTTATTGTGGGCGTAGCAGGCGTAGGTGACATGAAGAAGCTCGGTAAAATCGGTGGTAAGACAATTCTGTATTTTGAAATCGTTACCACGATTGCCATTATCATTGGTCTTTTGGCGGCCAATATCTTTCAACCGGGTGTCGGCGTGGATCGAACAGTCCTTACCAAGACTGATATCCACAAGTATGTAGACACGGCAGAAGCAACACAGAGCCACGGTATGGTGGAAACATTCGTTAAGATTGTACCAACGAATATCTTTGATTCGCTTGCTCGTGGTGATATGTTAGCGATTATTTTCTTCTCGGTTCTGTTTGGACTTGGTGTCGCAGCAGCAGGGGAGAAGGGAAGGCCGGTTCTCAACTTTTTCAATGGAGTCGCGGACGCCATGTTCTGGGTTGTGAACACCATCATGCGTTTCGCTCCGTTCGGTGTTTTTGCACTGATTGGTGTTACCGTTTCCAAATTCGGTTTGTCTTCCTTGATTCCATTGGGGAAACTGGTTATTTTGGTTCACGTTGCCATGGTGTTCTTCATCTTGGTGGTATTGGGCATCATCGCACGTATCAGCGGAATCAAAATCACTTCCCTTCTGCGTGTATTGAAGGACGAGCTGTTGTTGGCTTACTCCACTTCCAGCTCCGAGACTGTACTGCCTAAAATTATGGAAAAAATGGAGAAGATGGGCTGTCCGAAGGCGATCGCGTCCTTTGTTATTCCGACAGGCTACTCCTTCAACCTGGATGGTTCCACATTGTATCAGGCACTGGCTGCTCTGTTCATTGCGCAAATGTATGGGATTCACATGCCAATCAGCACACAGATCACGCTGATGCTCGTACTGATGGTTACGTCTAAAGGGATCGCTGGTGTACCGGGAGTATCGTTCGTAGTACTGTTGGCTACGCTCGGCTCTGTAGGTCTCCCAGTAGAAGGTCTTGCTTTCATCGCCGGTGTAGACCGTTTGATGGATATGGCTCGTACAGTTGTTAACGTAGTAGGTAATGCGTTGGCAGCAATTGTGATCTCTCGTTGGGAAGGTCAGTTCGACCAAAAGAAAGCAGACGATTATGTTCAGGCAGTAAAAGCCGATCCGAGTGCTGCTTAA
- the ytvI gene encoding sporulation integral membrane protein YtvI: MTIRKMIILLLVLAVGLFLLPYSVPFLLALLTAILVEPLVLFLIKRLRMNRMSAVIASFFLFLISFGIVLYWIGTQIVIQGMVLAQRLPAFSQHIFELVESYLMSWETYYASLPAETVSEIQSVFAGLKSWALTSASTVAKGILGVAAIVPGFLISTIIYLVALFLISLDLPKLRAGFMRMFTVSAREKIEVVISQLNRATLGFLRAQIILSLMTFALSLLGLLILQVKYAAVISLMIVFVDILPILGTGSFLVPWAIYTFLMGNSSLAIGLIVIFLVITVVRRIIEPKILASNLGISALAALVSMFLGFQVLGFFGLILGPALVIIYEALRKAGFLNFKIDF; encoded by the coding sequence ATGACGATTCGGAAAATGATCATCCTGCTACTAGTTCTAGCAGTCGGGTTGTTTCTTTTGCCTTACTCCGTCCCCTTTTTGCTAGCACTGCTAACAGCAATTCTGGTTGAGCCGCTCGTCTTGTTTCTTATCAAAAGACTACGCATGAATCGGATGAGTGCGGTAATCGCATCCTTCTTCCTCTTCCTCATTTCTTTTGGGATCGTACTGTACTGGATCGGCACACAGATTGTCATTCAGGGAATGGTTTTGGCTCAGCGATTACCGGCTTTTTCGCAGCATATTTTTGAGTTAGTCGAGTCCTATTTGATGAGCTGGGAAACTTACTATGCGTCGTTACCTGCCGAAACCGTCTCAGAAATCCAGAGTGTCTTCGCTGGGCTGAAAAGCTGGGCGCTTACTTCAGCCTCCACGGTTGCCAAAGGTATTCTCGGCGTAGCAGCCATCGTTCCAGGCTTTTTGATCTCCACGATTATTTACTTAGTTGCCTTGTTTTTGATCAGTCTCGATTTACCGAAGCTGCGTGCTGGGTTCATGAGAATGTTCACCGTATCTGCTCGTGAAAAGATCGAGGTGGTTATCTCTCAATTGAACCGTGCCACCCTTGGTTTTTTACGTGCCCAAATCATCTTGAGCCTGATGACGTTCGCGCTGTCCTTATTGGGATTGCTCATTTTGCAGGTCAAGTATGCAGCCGTCATTTCTCTCATGATCGTTTTCGTCGATATTCTCCCCATCTTAGGCACAGGCTCGTTCCTCGTCCCATGGGCTATTTACACCTTCTTGATGGGCAACTCTTCTTTGGCAATCGGCCTGATCGTCATCTTCCTCGTGATTACGGTCGTCCGCCGCATTATTGAACCAAAGATACTCGCATCTAATCTGGGAATAAGCGCACTGGCCGCTCTTGTCAGCATGTTCCTCGGATTTCAGGTGCTGGGATTTTTCGGGTTGATACTTGGTCCAGCGCTCGTCATTATCTATGAGGCGCTGAGAAAAGCTGGATTCTTGAATTTCAAAATCGATTTTTGA